A single genomic interval of Planifilum fimeticola harbors:
- a CDS encoding GNAT family N-acetyltransferase, producing MRDEMDGRIRPARPEEAKQLSDLAFRSKAHWGYDDDFMERCRGPLTVFPGNIAEGRVFVLEDRGRIRGFYELSGAGSEKELSFLFVEPGDIGKGYGRALWLHAVRTAEVRGADGILIHSDSHAEPFYRAMGARRVGEVPSTAIPGRMLPLMRFDLRLPARP from the coding sequence ATGAGGGACGAGATGGATGGGAGGATCCGGCCGGCCCGGCCGGAAGAGGCAAAGCAGCTCAGCGACCTGGCTTTTCGGTCGAAAGCGCATTGGGGATACGACGATGACTTTATGGAGCGGTGCCGTGGCCCCTTGACGGTTTTCCCGGGAAATATCGCCGAGGGGAGGGTGTTTGTCCTGGAGGATCGGGGCCGGATTCGGGGGTTTTACGAACTGTCCGGAGCGGGTTCGGAGAAGGAACTGTCCTTTCTGTTTGTGGAACCGGGCGATATCGGAAAGGGGTACGGGCGGGCCCTGTGGCTTCACGCGGTCCGGACGGCGGAAGTCCGGGGAGCCGATGGGATTCTCATTCACAGCGATTCCCATGCGGAGCCCTTTTACCGGGCGATGGGAGCGAGACGGGTGGGGGAGGTTCCTTCGACGGCCATTCCGGGACGCATGCTGCCGCTGATGCGGTTCGACCTTCGCCTGCCGGCACGCCCTTGA
- a CDS encoding TetR/AcrR family transcriptional regulator, protein MPRVKRKEKILDVARRFFSTKGYHGTTIRDISEASGILSGSLYAHINSKEDLLFEITDRGAEAFLGSLRPIVEGPGSPREKLRRGLTAHARVVADNLDGATVFFHEWKSLSEERREIIQRKRDEYESLWARIIDEGIEKGEFHGQDPKFARLLILSAANWMYQWYQPEGPLTPEEIADRFAAIVLSGIAVHKEGE, encoded by the coding sequence ATGCCTCGAGTCAAGAGGAAGGAAAAGATCTTGGATGTTGCCCGGCGCTTCTTCAGCACCAAGGGATACCACGGAACGACCATTCGCGACATCTCCGAGGCCAGCGGCATTTTGTCCGGCAGTTTGTACGCCCATATCAACTCGAAGGAGGATCTGCTCTTCGAGATTACGGACCGGGGAGCGGAAGCCTTTCTCGGGTCCCTTCGCCCCATCGTCGAGGGCCCGGGATCGCCGCGGGAGAAATTGAGGCGGGGGTTGACGGCCCACGCGAGGGTGGTGGCGGACAACCTGGATGGCGCGACGGTCTTCTTTCACGAGTGGAAGTCCCTGTCGGAGGAGCGGAGGGAAATCATCCAACGGAAACGGGATGAGTACGAATCCCTTTGGGCCCGCATCATTGACGAAGGCATCGAAAAAGGGGAGTTTCACGGACAGGATCCCAAATTTGCCCGCCTGTTGATCCTTTCGGCGGCCAACTGGATGTACCAGTGGTACCAGCCGGAGGGGCCCTTGACCCCGGAGGAGATCGCCGATCGCTTCGCGGCGATCGTTCTGTCGGGCATCGCTGTCCATAAGGAGGGAGAATGA
- a CDS encoding NADP-dependent oxidoreductase: MSEQKNRQIRLARRPKGMPDESCFEMTEEAIPRLREKEVLVRTLYLSVDPYMRGRMNEGKSYVPPFPLGEVIVGGVVGEVVDSRHPDFAKGDLVVGQLGWQDYSVAPGKHLTKIDPDLAPITTALGILGMPGLTAYFGMVDIGKPKSGETVVVSGAAGAVGSAAGQIAKLHGCRVVGIAGSEEKIRYITEELGFDAAINYKTVPDIRKALSQACPKGVDIYFDNVGGDITDAVLTKINYQARIVLCGQIALYNLEKPDVGPRNFTRLLINSAMMKGFIVSDYADRFPEGMKRLTEWVSQGKLKYRETIIEGLENTPRAFLGLFRGENIGKQLVKVADPQV, from the coding sequence ATGTCCGAGCAGAAAAACCGCCAAATCCGGCTTGCACGCCGTCCCAAGGGAATGCCGGATGAGTCCTGTTTTGAAATGACCGAAGAAGCGATTCCCCGACTCCGGGAAAAGGAGGTGCTGGTCCGGACGCTGTATCTGTCGGTCGATCCCTACATGCGCGGCCGCATGAACGAAGGAAAATCCTACGTTCCTCCCTTTCCCCTGGGCGAAGTGATCGTCGGCGGGGTCGTCGGAGAGGTGGTCGACTCCCGCCACCCCGACTTCGCCAAAGGGGATCTCGTGGTCGGCCAGCTCGGTTGGCAGGATTATTCCGTCGCTCCCGGCAAGCATCTGACCAAAATCGATCCCGATCTGGCGCCCATCACCACCGCCCTGGGCATTTTGGGCATGCCCGGCTTGACCGCCTATTTCGGCATGGTGGACATCGGCAAGCCGAAGTCCGGTGAAACGGTGGTGGTCTCCGGAGCCGCCGGAGCGGTGGGAAGCGCCGCGGGTCAGATCGCCAAGCTTCACGGCTGCCGCGTGGTCGGCATCGCCGGATCGGAGGAAAAGATCCGGTATATCACGGAGGAACTGGGCTTCGACGCGGCGATCAATTACAAAACCGTCCCCGACATAAGAAAGGCCCTCTCACAAGCCTGTCCGAAGGGGGTGGACATCTACTTTGACAACGTCGGCGGAGACATCACCGACGCCGTCTTGACCAAGATCAATTATCAGGCCCGCATCGTCCTGTGCGGCCAAATCGCCCTGTACAACCTGGAAAAACCGGATGTGGGGCCGCGGAACTTCACCCGATTGCTGATCAACAGCGCGATGATGAAGGGATTCATCGTCTCCGACTACGCCGACCGGTTCCCGGAGGGGATGAAGCGGCTTACCGAGTGGGTGTCCCAGGGGAAGCTGAAATACCGGGAAACCATCATCGAAGGTCTGGAAAACACGCCCCGTGCCTTCCTCGGGCTGTTTCGGGGCGAAAACATCGGCAAACAGCTGGTCAAGGTGGCCGACCCACAGGTGTGA
- a CDS encoding MFS transporter: protein MRTALTEKKPVVVLGLVTALCILGDSMLYIVLPIYWREGGIASLWEVGLILSVNRWIRLPIHPLVGRMYRKISLRAGIFLAVALGSLTTVGYGFADGLPAWLLLRSLWGVAWSLLRIGGYYAIIRAANGKNRGEMTGTYNGLYRLGSLIGMAAGGLLGPWIGLRNTSLLFGGLSLIGILLLLSFPSETISGGEAETKKEKPARHPLGWGTVFPVLFSVFWVALVFQGILPSTLSAFILRFGETVTLMGFTLAATAWSGILQGARWVWEPFLAGRIGRWSDGTAGRIPLFVASLILSAAGLSVMLIFSAFPLWTAATLLVLLTGTSLTTLSDSLAADEAVRTRNDSLLPLTALAQDLGAAAGPALAYLLLESGADLWRVYAIAAAGFAVMAWFWHRNQSSGRAEKKERAGGADSAFSAGVVRVNKTIRREERKK, encoded by the coding sequence ATGAGAACCGCTTTGACTGAAAAGAAACCGGTGGTCGTGCTGGGACTGGTAACGGCGCTCTGCATCCTGGGCGATTCCATGCTGTATATCGTGCTGCCCATCTACTGGCGGGAAGGGGGTATCGCTTCCCTTTGGGAAGTGGGGCTGATCCTGTCCGTCAACCGGTGGATCCGCCTGCCGATTCATCCGCTGGTCGGGCGAATGTATCGGAAAATCTCCCTTCGCGCGGGGATCTTCCTCGCCGTCGCCCTGGGCAGTCTGACTACCGTCGGATACGGCTTCGCCGACGGTCTACCGGCCTGGCTGCTCCTCCGCTCGCTCTGGGGGGTGGCATGGTCGCTTTTGCGGATCGGCGGATACTATGCGATCATCCGCGCCGCAAACGGGAAGAACCGGGGAGAAATGACAGGGACCTACAACGGTTTGTACCGTTTGGGAAGCCTCATCGGGATGGCGGCGGGCGGCCTGTTGGGCCCCTGGATCGGCCTTCGGAACACGTCGCTGCTCTTTGGAGGCCTGTCCCTGATCGGAATCCTCCTGCTCCTTTCTTTCCCCTCCGAAACGATTTCCGGAGGGGAGGCAGAAACAAAAAAAGAAAAACCGGCCCGCCATCCGCTCGGGTGGGGAACGGTTTTTCCCGTATTGTTCAGCGTTTTTTGGGTGGCCTTGGTCTTTCAGGGGATTCTCCCCTCCACGCTGAGCGCCTTCATTCTCCGCTTCGGCGAAACGGTGACGCTTATGGGCTTCACCCTGGCCGCCACCGCCTGGTCCGGAATCCTTCAGGGCGCGCGATGGGTGTGGGAACCGTTCCTGGCGGGGCGGATCGGTCGCTGGTCGGACGGCACGGCGGGCAGGATCCCTTTGTTTGTGGCCTCGCTCATCCTTTCCGCCGCGGGGTTGTCGGTGATGTTGATCTTCTCGGCGTTTCCGCTGTGGACGGCGGCAACCCTTTTGGTTCTGCTGACCGGAACTTCCCTCACCACCCTCTCCGACTCCCTCGCCGCGGATGAAGCGGTCCGCACCCGCAACGATTCCCTGTTGCCCCTGACCGCTTTGGCCCAGGATCTGGGAGCGGCGGCCGGGCCGGCCCTGGCCTATCTGCTGCTGGAATCCGGGGCGGATCTTTGGCGGGTTTACGCGATAGCGGCCGCAGGCTTCGCCGTCATGGCCTGGTTCTGGCACCGGAATCAATCCAGCGGGCGGGCGGAGAAAAAGGAGAGGGCCGGCGGGGCGGATTCCGCATTCTCCGCCGGTGTCGTCCGCGTCAACAAAACCATTCGGCGTGAGGAGAGAAAAAAGTGA
- a CDS encoding protein phosphatase 2C domain-containing protein: MKGIWKIESCTRKGTGDWNEDGLILHQPAHRYGVVDGATGIEPARDPLGRSPGRIAMETVVSTFLGQEDSDSLRFLTLEANRRLRTLMQSYGVDVSDPSRCWSAAHAVVQIREDRLEWVQSGDCKIYAASRNGEVLSLAEDRVKPLDDRVLSRWVEEFEGSRPDGALPEPIREDLRKNRARGNRPGGYPVINGDPALEKYLQSGTLSLKGLSFLLLVTDGMDPRHRDEAEWVRRIGQEGLATMMDELLREERQDDTCARMPRFKVSDDKAGILIRFE; the protein is encoded by the coding sequence GTGAAAGGAATCTGGAAAATCGAAAGCTGCACCCGCAAGGGGACGGGCGATTGGAACGAAGACGGGCTGATCCTCCATCAACCCGCCCATCGATACGGAGTGGTGGACGGGGCGACCGGAATCGAACCCGCGCGCGATCCCCTCGGACGGAGTCCCGGCCGGATCGCCATGGAAACGGTGGTGAGCACATTCCTTGGGCAGGAGGATTCCGATTCCCTCCGCTTTCTCACCCTGGAAGCCAACCGGAGGCTCCGGACCCTCATGCAATCGTACGGGGTGGATGTATCCGATCCGTCCCGCTGCTGGAGCGCGGCCCACGCCGTGGTTCAAATCCGGGAGGATCGTCTGGAATGGGTGCAAAGCGGCGACTGTAAGATCTATGCCGCAAGCCGCAACGGCGAGGTCCTGTCGCTTGCCGAGGACCGGGTCAAACCCCTGGACGATCGGGTTCTTTCCCGGTGGGTGGAGGAATTCGAAGGGAGCCGACCGGATGGAGCCCTCCCGGAACCGATCCGGGAAGATCTGCGGAAAAACCGCGCACGGGGAAACAGGCCGGGGGGCTATCCCGTGATCAACGGGGATCCCGCCCTGGAGAAGTATTTGCAGTCAGGAACCCTATCCCTCAAAGGTCTCTCCTTCCTCCTGCTCGTCACGGACGGCATGGATCCCCGGCACAGAGATGAAGCGGAGTGGGTGCGAAGGATCGGACAAGAGGGGTTGGCGACGATGATGGATGAACTCTTACGGGAAGAACGGCAGGATGACACCTGCGCACGGATGCCCCGGTTCAAGGTCTCCGACGACAAAGCGGGGATTCTGATCCGATTTGAATGA
- a CDS encoding IucA/IucC family C-terminal-domain containing protein — protein MKTFVLSTLSEEDVIRLEKDCNLAVRLQPDAGRIDPRVLMDGDQAAYLLRDLTDRLGSPSLYVTASLLLKQYSYCLLMPTLYAMTLLDKGLKVEADNCLLEVTFPGDGAWRARLHLKDREVSSPEGSDRATWREGLVEAVFRNHLAKVIRTVSRVSGLSPTVLWENASIYFYWMYEAYMPGKVGEDKRSRIAEDFHFLLSAHPSLFGERKNPLKRFFCEKCCLPGCDQPVRIRKTCCLYCEIGDGQLCQTCPKRRCR, from the coding sequence ATGAAAACCTTCGTGCTGTCGACACTCAGTGAGGAGGACGTGATCCGCCTCGAAAAGGATTGTAACCTGGCGGTCCGGCTTCAACCCGACGCAGGCCGGATCGATCCCCGCGTGTTGATGGACGGGGATCAGGCTGCATACTTGCTTCGCGATTTGACGGACCGGCTGGGGTCCCCTTCCCTGTACGTCACCGCTTCCCTGCTCCTCAAACAATACAGTTACTGCCTGTTGATGCCGACCTTGTATGCGATGACCCTGTTGGATAAGGGGCTCAAGGTAGAAGCGGACAACTGCCTGTTGGAAGTCACTTTTCCCGGAGATGGCGCCTGGCGGGCCCGATTGCACCTGAAGGACCGGGAGGTCTCCTCTCCCGAAGGAAGCGACCGTGCCACCTGGCGGGAAGGACTTGTCGAGGCGGTGTTCCGGAATCATCTCGCGAAAGTGATCCGGACGGTTTCCCGGGTCTCCGGCCTGTCGCCAACCGTTCTCTGGGAGAATGCGTCGATCTACTTCTACTGGATGTACGAAGCCTACATGCCGGGGAAAGTCGGGGAGGATAAGAGGAGTCGTATCGCCGAGGATTTTCACTTCCTGCTAAGCGCCCATCCCTCGCTTTTCGGAGAACGAAAAAATCCGCTCAAGCGGTTCTTCTGCGAGAAGTGTTGCCTTCCCGGATGCGACCAGCCGGTGCGGATCCGCAAAACCTGCTGTCTCTATTGTGAAATCGGGGACGGGCAGCTGTGCCAAACCTGCCCGAAACGGCGCTGCCGCTGA
- a CDS encoding CRISPR-associated protein Cas4: MELILALLLIAVLIGYWVKKGRKRKPKGKLLYSDMNGTRRTWVDPEWGIKGKPDEVWENDGRLHIVEIKSGAPKKNTAYRGHVMQLAAYMRLAEVRFGKPVESGEIRYSDGKTFRYHWDDQMKRELLAVLQQMRQVEETGETFVSATANQCRRCLYNPVCEKKRYA; this comes from the coding sequence ATGGAACTGATCCTTGCGCTTTTGTTGATCGCCGTCCTGATCGGATATTGGGTCAAAAAGGGAAGAAAACGGAAACCGAAGGGAAAGCTGCTTTACTCCGACATGAACGGAACCCGCCGCACCTGGGTGGACCCGGAATGGGGAATCAAGGGGAAGCCGGACGAGGTTTGGGAAAACGACGGCCGCTTGCATATCGTCGAGATCAAATCGGGGGCTCCGAAGAAAAACACCGCCTATCGCGGTCACGTCATGCAATTGGCCGCCTATATGCGGCTTGCCGAGGTTCGATTCGGCAAACCCGTCGAAAGCGGGGAAATCCGTTATTCCGACGGGAAAACCTTCCGCTATCATTGGGATGATCAAATGAAAAGGGAGCTCCTCGCCGTGTTGCAACAGATGAGACAAGTGGAAGAAACGGGAGAAACCTTCGTATCCGCGACGGCAAACCAATGCAGGCGCTGCCTTTACAACCCCGTTTGCGAAAAGAAGAGGTACGCATGA